In a genomic window of Halobacterium zhouii:
- a CDS encoding RPA12/RPB9/RPC11 RNA polymerase family protein, giving the protein MQFCDECGSLMHTEGDTWVCRSCEHEEPRDSQAEAAMTTRDGQRDDGAPAVADANQDSTETMQEPCPAEDCDSDRAYYEMMPKPGGSYEVRLFTCVECGHKWRES; this is encoded by the coding sequence ATGCAGTTCTGTGATGAGTGTGGTTCGCTGATGCACACGGAGGGCGACACGTGGGTGTGTCGCTCCTGTGAGCACGAGGAGCCGCGAGACTCGCAAGCAGAAGCGGCGATGACGACCCGGGATGGACAGCGGGACGACGGGGCACCCGCCGTAGCCGACGCGAATCAGGACTCCACCGAGACGATGCAGGAGCCCTGTCCGGCCGAGGACTGCGACAGCGACCGGGCTTACTACGAGATGATGCCGAAGCCGGGTGGCTCCTACGAGGTTCGGCTGTTCACCTGCGTCGAGTGCGGCCACAAGTGGCGCGAGTCCTGA
- a CDS encoding DUF5786 family protein produces the protein MGFGSYDESEQQNQDVNADDDDSEGVSVHENEHEGEITFETDASTDELMDQLAEIKDGADEE, from the coding sequence ATGGGTTTTGGGAGCTATGACGAATCCGAGCAGCAGAACCAGGACGTCAATGCCGATGATGACGATAGTGAAGGCGTGAGTGTCCACGAAAACGAGCACGAAGGCGAGATCACGTTCGAAACGGACGCCTCCACCGATGAACTCATGGACCAGCTCGCAGAGATCAAGGACGGCGCTGACGAAGAGTAA
- a CDS encoding HIT family protein, protein MDEIFAPWRIEWIEREDKNPDVDECVFCEFPERDDDREHLIVAENDHAFVMLNNYPYNPGHVMVIPRVHTGTYEDLSDEVLLGHAQLKTRTFEAMRKAFDPDGFNAGLNLGDGSGGSIDDHLHTHIVPRWEGDTNFMPVIGDTKVIVQAVEETYDRLHTAFAGFDDTQTGSNNTAIRIDS, encoded by the coding sequence ATGGACGAGATTTTCGCTCCGTGGCGGATTGAATGGATCGAGCGGGAGGATAAGAATCCCGATGTGGACGAGTGCGTCTTCTGTGAATTCCCGGAGCGAGACGACGATCGTGAGCATCTAATCGTCGCGGAAAACGACCACGCGTTCGTCATGCTCAACAACTACCCCTATAACCCAGGGCACGTCATGGTCATCCCGCGGGTGCATACAGGGACGTACGAGGACCTCTCTGATGAGGTATTGCTTGGTCATGCGCAGCTCAAGACACGGACGTTCGAAGCGATGAGGAAGGCGTTCGACCCCGATGGATTTAACGCTGGACTCAATCTCGGGGATGGAAGTGGGGGGTCGATTGACGATCACCTGCACACCCATATCGTTCCTCGATGGGAAGGGGACACTAACTTCATGCCCGTTATCGGAGATACCAAAGTTATCGTCCAAGCTGTCGAGGAAACTTACGACCGCCTCCATACTGCATTCGCGGGCTTCGATGATACTCAGACTGGTAGCAATAATACTGCAATTCGAATTGATAGCTAA
- a CDS encoding nicotinate phosphoribosyltransferase encodes MSQFDIIPPETIKSGDATDAYFDRTVETLEYADRNPQVVAEITADQFPTGEFELLAGVKDAAHLLEGLPIDVDALPEGTLFDGGPVFQIEGNYLDFARYETALLGFLSHASGIATNALRARRAAPDSLVLSFGTRHVHPSIAAVVERSALLADLDGISHVAAGELIGHEAGGTMPHSLMICFGKGNQEAAWRAFDEAVNETVPRVTLCDTYSDEVDEVLRAANALGESLESVRLDTTSSRRGDFRHIAREVRWELEANGHEEIDIFASGGITPKTIQELRDVVDGFGVGGYVSNADPIDFALDIVEVEGEPAAKRGKLSGRKQAYRTADGGHYVGLATHDGPADGEALLTPLIRDGEIVHDFDLDTARERAVTEAKRTEFTP; translated from the coding sequence ATGAGCCAGTTCGATATCATTCCACCCGAGACGATCAAGTCAGGAGATGCAACCGACGCCTACTTCGACCGGACAGTCGAGACACTCGAATATGCAGACCGGAATCCACAGGTTGTCGCCGAAATCACGGCCGACCAGTTCCCAACCGGCGAGTTCGAACTCCTCGCCGGCGTAAAAGACGCGGCCCACCTCCTCGAGGGATTGCCCATCGACGTGGATGCACTTCCCGAGGGCACGCTCTTCGATGGCGGTCCCGTGTTCCAGATCGAGGGGAACTACCTCGATTTCGCCCGGTACGAAACAGCGCTATTAGGCTTTCTCTCTCACGCCTCGGGGATTGCGACGAACGCGCTCCGTGCTCGCCGCGCTGCTCCCGACTCACTCGTGTTGAGTTTCGGAACCCGACACGTTCATCCGTCGATCGCCGCCGTTGTCGAACGGTCGGCGCTACTCGCTGACCTCGATGGAATCTCACACGTCGCTGCCGGTGAGCTCATCGGTCACGAAGCTGGCGGAACAATGCCCCACTCCTTGATGATCTGTTTTGGAAAAGGAAATCAGGAAGCAGCATGGCGAGCGTTCGATGAAGCCGTCAATGAAACCGTCCCACGAGTGACCCTCTGTGATACCTACTCCGACGAGGTAGACGAAGTCCTCCGTGCGGCGAATGCCCTCGGCGAGTCGCTCGAAAGTGTCCGGCTCGACACGACCAGTTCACGTCGGGGTGACTTCCGCCATATCGCCCGTGAGGTTCGATGGGAACTGGAAGCGAACGGACACGAGGAGATAGACATCTTCGCGAGTGGAGGAATAACCCCCAAGACGATACAAGAATTGCGGGACGTTGTCGACGGGTTTGGTGTCGGAGGCTACGTGAGTAATGCTGATCCGATCGATTTCGCCCTCGACATCGTTGAAGTCGAAGGGGAACCCGCCGCGAAGCGCGGGAAACTCTCGGGCCGTAAGCAGGCCTATCGAACTGCTGATGGCGGGCACTACGTCGGACTTGCTACACACGATGGGCCAGCGGATGGAGAGGCATTACTTACCCCCCTCATTCGTGACGGCGAAATCGTTCACGACTTCGACCTGGACACAGCGAGAGAACGGGCCGTAACCGAGGCAAAGCGAACAGAATTCACGCCATAG
- a CDS encoding adenylate kinase produces the protein MADLRLIILGAPGAGKGTQCERLVDEFDLAHVTTGDALRANKDMETEYGMPRSFMDEGELVPDPVVNEIVEAELTAADGFVLDGYPRNHDQAEYLDSITDLDGVLYLAVDEDVLVDRLTGRRVCSDCGANYHVEFNPPAETGTCEECGGDLYHREDDQEETARERLRVYQENTQPLIEFYRNRGELIEIDGEQSIEAVWEDVKDAVRSTSS, from the coding sequence ATGGCAGATTTACGCCTCATCATTCTCGGAGCGCCTGGTGCCGGGAAGGGAACGCAGTGCGAACGCCTCGTCGACGAATTCGATCTCGCGCACGTCACGACCGGTGACGCGCTCCGCGCGAACAAGGACATGGAGACAGAGTACGGTATGCCCCGGAGTTTCATGGACGAAGGCGAACTCGTTCCAGACCCTGTCGTCAACGAGATCGTCGAAGCAGAACTAACGGCTGCAGATGGGTTTGTGCTCGACGGCTATCCCCGGAATCACGATCAGGCCGAATATCTCGACTCGATCACCGATCTCGATGGGGTACTCTACTTAGCGGTCGACGAAGATGTACTGGTTGACCGGCTTACTGGGCGACGAGTGTGTTCTGACTGTGGGGCAAACTACCACGTCGAGTTCAACCCACCGGCGGAGACTGGGACGTGTGAGGAATGTGGTGGTGACCTCTATCACCGGGAGGACGATCAGGAAGAAACCGCCCGTGAGCGGCTACGCGTCTACCAGGAAAACACGCAGCCGCTCATCGAGTTCTATCGGAACCGTGGGGAACTAATCGAAATCGATGGGGAGCAATCCATCGAAGCGGTTTGGGAGGATGTCAAAGATGCCGTGCGGTCGACCAGTTCGTAA
- a CDS encoding putative quinol monooxygenase — protein sequence MIVLHASFPIDPDRREEALELVDDLVEQSQAEDGMIEYRATTDVQDSNVIRFFEQYEDGEAFESHTETAHFQEFEAALPDLLAGEPEVIRFDVDSATELEL from the coding sequence ATGATCGTACTTCACGCGAGTTTTCCGATCGATCCGGATCGGCGTGAGGAAGCGCTCGAACTGGTCGACGACCTCGTCGAGCAGTCGCAGGCAGAGGACGGGATGATCGAGTACCGGGCGACGACGGATGTCCAAGACTCGAACGTCATCCGCTTCTTCGAGCAGTACGAAGACGGAGAGGCGTTCGAGTCGCATACGGAAACAGCACACTTCCAGGAGTTTGAGGCGGCACTGCCGGATCTCCTCGCCGGCGAACCCGAAGTTATTCGGTTCGACGTCGATAGCGCCACCGAACTCGAGCTGTAA
- a CDS encoding CDC48 family AAA ATPase: MTEIQLTVEKAYPTDTGKGIARIAPSSLEELELSPGAFVAIEGEQTAVMKAQRADPEDWEEDIIRIDGFARDNAGVALGERATVRSASIQFADEVTLAPTDEIQIPLNPDVVGIVKQQLLHRSVTQNNLVPITAQSTQPFLRSPGDTLTFVATDVDPATVVEVTDDTTIKVRETPVSQNPEVRTEDGITYDEIGGLQDELDRVREMIELPLNHPKLFDRLGIEPPKGVLLYGPPGTGKTLLAKAVANETAASFHSIAGPEIISKYYGESEQELRDTFEEAQAEAPAIIFIDELDSIAPSREEVTGEVERRVVAQLLSLMDGLDDRGEVVVIGATNRHDAVDAALRRPGRFDREIEIDVPNEADREEILRIHTRAMPLAKDVHPSDLATQTQGFVGADLESLTKEAAMHALRRYLPEIDIEEDEIPPSLVEQIVVKAVDFERALSGIEPSALREVDVRIPEVTWKHVGGLDTVKQELRESVVWPLDSPEKFERLGIDAVSGVLLYGPPGTGKTLLAKVVANETDANFIPVRGPELLSKWVGESEEAIREVFQKARNVSPSIVFFDELDSLATSRAQGPDGGSSDRVVNQLLTELDGLQSMEDVVVIGATNRPDMLDAALLRTGRFGRLIKVEEPTFEDREQILKVHTEETPLASDVSFRELAEQTDGYVGSDLENLTREAAIEALRDDMEVISMRHFDRAIDRIRPTMTDATSEYYERIDEELDRERWPNTTGSGPRGFQ; this comes from the coding sequence ATGACCGAGATTCAGCTCACAGTCGAGAAAGCGTATCCGACCGACACTGGGAAAGGGATTGCTCGAATCGCCCCGTCTAGCCTCGAGGAACTCGAACTGAGTCCTGGCGCATTCGTTGCTATCGAGGGGGAGCAGACGGCGGTTATGAAAGCACAGCGGGCCGATCCCGAGGACTGGGAGGAGGATATTATTCGTATCGATGGTTTTGCTCGGGACAATGCGGGCGTCGCTCTCGGGGAGCGAGCTACTGTACGGTCAGCGTCGATTCAGTTCGCCGACGAGGTCACGCTCGCACCGACCGACGAGATACAGATCCCGCTCAATCCCGATGTTGTCGGTATCGTCAAACAGCAGTTACTCCACCGCTCTGTCACCCAAAATAATCTCGTTCCAATAACTGCCCAGAGCACGCAGCCGTTCCTGCGCTCGCCCGGAGATACGCTCACCTTCGTTGCGACCGATGTCGATCCTGCAACGGTCGTCGAAGTCACTGACGACACTACTATTAAAGTTCGCGAAACGCCAGTCTCGCAGAATCCCGAAGTCCGAACAGAGGACGGCATAACGTACGACGAGATCGGCGGACTTCAGGACGAACTCGACCGCGTCCGGGAGATGATCGAACTCCCACTCAATCATCCCAAGCTCTTCGACCGGCTGGGTATCGAACCACCGAAAGGTGTCCTCCTGTATGGGCCGCCTGGCACAGGAAAGACGCTCCTTGCAAAAGCCGTCGCCAACGAGACCGCCGCGAGCTTCCACTCGATTGCCGGGCCGGAGATCATCTCGAAGTACTACGGCGAATCCGAGCAAGAGCTCCGTGACACCTTCGAGGAGGCGCAAGCAGAGGCCCCCGCGATCATTTTCATCGACGAACTGGACTCGATCGCTCCGAGCCGAGAGGAGGTCACGGGAGAGGTCGAACGCCGGGTTGTCGCCCAGCTACTCTCGTTGATGGACGGACTTGACGACCGCGGGGAGGTCGTGGTTATCGGTGCGACGAATCGACACGATGCGGTCGATGCAGCGCTTCGACGCCCTGGCCGCTTCGACCGGGAAATCGAGATTGATGTTCCCAACGAAGCCGACCGGGAGGAGATCCTCCGTATTCATACCCGAGCGATGCCACTGGCGAAAGACGTCCATCCAAGTGATCTCGCGACGCAGACGCAGGGCTTCGTCGGTGCAGATCTCGAATCACTCACGAAGGAGGCCGCGATGCACGCCCTCCGACGGTATCTTCCGGAGATCGATATCGAGGAGGACGAGATACCGCCGTCTCTCGTCGAGCAGATAGTCGTCAAAGCGGTCGACTTCGAACGTGCCCTTTCCGGAATCGAGCCCTCTGCGCTCCGCGAGGTCGACGTTCGGATTCCAGAGGTAACGTGGAAGCACGTCGGGGGGCTCGATACCGTCAAGCAAGAGCTTCGCGAGAGTGTTGTCTGGCCACTCGATAGCCCGGAGAAGTTCGAACGACTCGGGATCGATGCAGTGTCGGGCGTCCTTCTCTATGGACCTCCCGGAACGGGGAAGACGCTCCTCGCGAAAGTCGTCGCCAACGAAACGGACGCGAATTTCATTCCGGTTCGCGGGCCGGAACTCCTCTCGAAATGGGTCGGCGAATCTGAAGAAGCGATCCGGGAGGTCTTCCAGAAAGCACGAAACGTCTCGCCCTCGATCGTCTTCTTTGACGAACTCGATAGTCTCGCGACGAGCCGTGCCCAGGGTCCGGACGGTGGGAGTTCCGACCGCGTCGTCAACCAGCTCCTGACGGAACTCGACGGCCTCCAGTCGATGGAAGACGTGGTCGTAATCGGGGCGACGAACCGGCCGGATATGCTCGATGCGGCACTCCTGCGGACGGGACGGTTCGGCCGGTTGATCAAAGTTGAGGAACCAACATTCGAGGATCGCGAACAGATCCTCAAGGTGCATACCGAAGAAACGCCGCTCGCCTCCGACGTGAGTTTCCGCGAGTTAGCCGAACAGACCGACGGCTACGTGGGGAGCGATCTCGAGAATCTCACCCGAGAGGCCGCAATCGAAGCGCTACGAGATGACATGGAGGTCATTTCGATGCGTCATTTCGATCGCGCTATCGACCGGATCCGACCGACGATGACCGATGCGACCAGTGAGTATTACGAGCGGATTGATGAAGAACTCGACCGAGAACGCTGGCCGAACACGACCGGGAGCGGTCCCCGTGGCTTCCAGTAA
- a CDS encoding macro domain-containing protein, whose product MDFRVLQGDIAQQEADALVNAAGTSLKMGSGVAGALLDAANGPLERDAVARGPVELGDVIVTDAYNLDADYVIHAAAMSHSGPHPIATAESLREATQNSLKTADNLDCKSLVLPLLGCGSGGFHTHEGAPLICDEIRAYEPITLEDVRVIAYSDRDRNILRQLVSDQ is encoded by the coding sequence ATGGACTTCCGCGTCCTCCAAGGCGACATTGCCCAACAAGAGGCGGACGCACTGGTGAACGCTGCGGGGACCTCGCTCAAGATGGGAAGTGGCGTTGCCGGCGCGTTACTCGACGCAGCAAACGGGCCACTCGAACGCGACGCAGTCGCTCGTGGACCAGTCGAACTGGGAGACGTGATCGTCACAGACGCGTACAATCTCGATGCCGACTACGTGATTCATGCAGCTGCGATGTCCCATTCAGGCCCGCACCCAATCGCAACTGCCGAGAGTCTCCGTGAGGCCACGCAAAATTCCCTCAAAACAGCCGATAATCTCGACTGCAAATCGCTGGTACTGCCATTGCTTGGCTGTGGCTCTGGCGGATTCCACACGCACGAAGGCGCACCCCTCATCTGCGACGAGATCCGGGCGTACGAACCGATAACACTCGAAGACGTTCGTGTTATCGCCTACTCGGACCGAGACCGAAACATCCTACGACAGCTCGTGAGCGACCAGTAG
- a CDS encoding winged helix-turn-helix domain-containing protein, which yields MSTCGTEGVSDLAPSAKLVYKVLEYNGELTQKQIAEKSLLSPRTVRYALNELESAGVVEDDIYFADARQRLYRLTESDATGSE from the coding sequence ATGTCGACCTGTGGCACGGAGGGCGTGTCCGATCTAGCGCCGAGTGCCAAGCTTGTCTACAAGGTCCTCGAGTACAACGGCGAACTGACCCAGAAACAGATCGCAGAAAAATCCCTATTGTCTCCACGGACGGTACGCTATGCACTAAACGAACTCGAATCCGCCGGCGTCGTCGAGGACGATATTTACTTCGCAGACGCGCGACAGCGGCTCTATCGGCTCACCGAGTCGGATGCTACTGGGTCGGAATAG
- a CDS encoding DUF7557 family protein encodes MPEVSLDEDTVERLDSLRIEDETYDELINELINIYETEELTLFKSE; translated from the coding sequence ATGCCCGAAGTTTCACTTGATGAAGATACGGTTGAGCGACTCGATTCGCTCCGTATCGAGGACGAAACCTATGACGAACTCATTAATGAACTCATCAACATCTACGAAACCGAAGAACTGACGCTTTTCAAGTCCGAGTGA
- a CDS encoding NUDIX domain-containing protein, protein MVDVRALTADAVIVIDGEVVLLERNHPPFEGSWVLPGGLVEPNETAREACIRETKEEVGLDVTIEEFVGLYDDPDRDERGNVSAAYRCTPVGDETPIPREEAYQVDTFDPALLPEIGFDHEQIVADSVPE, encoded by the coding sequence ATGGTCGATGTACGGGCACTGACGGCCGACGCTGTTATCGTAATCGATGGAGAAGTTGTCCTTCTCGAACGAAATCATCCACCGTTCGAAGGATCGTGGGTTCTTCCCGGTGGACTCGTCGAACCAAATGAGACTGCACGGGAAGCGTGTATCCGAGAAACGAAGGAGGAAGTCGGCCTCGACGTAACTATCGAGGAATTCGTCGGTCTCTACGATGATCCCGACCGAGACGAGCGCGGAAACGTGAGTGCAGCCTATCGATGTACTCCCGTTGGGGACGAGACACCGATACCGCGAGAGGAGGCCTATCAAGTAGACACGTTTGATCCTGCTTTGTTGCCCGAGATAGGCTTTGATCACGAACAGATCGTCGCTGATTCGGTACCTGAGTAA
- the hisE gene encoding phosphoribosyl-ATP diphosphatase: MTEDILDELFAIIEDRKETLPDGSYTASLFTHEKGDNAVLEKLGEETTELVLAAKDENTDEIAAESADLVYHLLVLLSMHDLTLDDLRAELEHRR; this comes from the coding sequence GTGACCGAAGACATACTCGACGAACTGTTTGCGATCATCGAGGACCGGAAAGAGACTCTTCCTGACGGTTCCTATACGGCGTCGTTGTTCACCCACGAGAAGGGAGACAACGCCGTCCTCGAGAAGCTAGGTGAAGAGACGACCGAACTCGTCTTGGCCGCCAAAGACGAAAATACCGACGAGATTGCCGCCGAGAGTGCTGATCTCGTCTATCATCTGTTAGTACTCCTCTCGATGCACGATCTCACGCTCGACGATCTTCGAGCCGAACTCGAACACCGTCGATAA
- a CDS encoding cysteine hydrolase family protein: MAYDPESTAVIVVDMQNGFCHPDGSLYAPASEEAIDPVNEVIQAGRDAGASIVFTRDVHPPEQFDDAHYYDEFERWGEHVVEGTWDAELVDDLDVRDEDHVVVKHTYDAFYRTDLEGHLDTHGIDDLLICGTLANVCVLHTAGSAGLRDYRPVVVQDALGFIEEGHREYAVEHADWLFGETTDRADIEFQ, translated from the coding sequence ATGGCATACGATCCAGAGAGCACCGCGGTTATCGTCGTGGACATGCAGAACGGATTCTGTCACCCTGACGGCAGTCTGTATGCGCCGGCGAGCGAGGAGGCGATTGATCCCGTGAACGAGGTCATCCAGGCTGGCCGCGATGCCGGCGCATCAATCGTCTTCACGCGCGATGTCCATCCGCCCGAACAGTTCGATGATGCCCACTACTACGACGAGTTCGAGCGGTGGGGCGAGCACGTCGTCGAGGGGACGTGGGATGCGGAGCTCGTCGACGACCTCGATGTGCGAGACGAGGACCACGTCGTCGTCAAGCACACCTACGACGCGTTCTATCGGACCGATCTCGAAGGGCATCTCGATACGCACGGGATCGACGACCTCCTGATCTGTGGGACGCTCGCGAACGTCTGTGTCCTCCACACGGCCGGGAGCGCAGGGCTCCGCGATTACCGACCGGTCGTCGTGCAGGATGCGCTCGGCTTCATCGAAGAGGGCCACCGCGAGTACGCCGTCGAGCACGCCGACTGGCTGTTCGGCGAAACTACCGACCGCGCCGATATCGAATTCCAGTAG
- a CDS encoding DUF7563 family protein — MPSCDNCGSFVTEAYVRVFAPEGMETVRVCPSCEDKVRDGADVRTARSTRQQ, encoded by the coding sequence ATGCCTTCCTGCGACAATTGTGGCTCGTTCGTGACTGAGGCCTATGTGCGAGTGTTTGCACCAGAGGGTATGGAGACTGTTCGAGTGTGTCCTAGCTGTGAAGACAAAGTTCGGGATGGGGCCGACGTTCGAACAGCTCGCTCCACGCGACAGCAGTAA
- the gnd gene encoding phosphogluconate dehydrogenase (NAD(+)-dependent, decarboxylating) yields the protein MKLGIIGLGRMGQIVVDRVLAAGHDIVAFDIDENAVATALERGVSGAASISDLADQLGDDKRIWLMVPAGDPVDAALDELEPSLASDDIVVDGGNSNFQDSIRRAESTDAAYLDCGTSGGPAGAERGFSLMVGGPEWAYDELEPVFDAVATGPDGHERMGPAGSGHYVKMIHNGVEYALMQAYGEGFELLANGRYDLDLEAVARTWNNGAVIRSWLLELCEEAFREEGNDLDGVADYVAGGSTGTWTVQEALEQEVPVPLIYGALAERFSSRNSRFSRRLANRLRYGFGRHEIKRQDKSE from the coding sequence ATGAAACTCGGTATAATTGGGCTCGGGAGAATGGGCCAGATCGTCGTGGATCGGGTTCTCGCTGCCGGTCATGACATCGTGGCCTTCGATATTGACGAGAACGCAGTTGCAACGGCTCTTGAACGGGGAGTATCGGGGGCAGCATCGATTTCGGATCTTGCGGATCAGCTTGGCGACGACAAACGCATCTGGCTTATGGTGCCAGCGGGTGACCCAGTTGACGCTGCGCTTGACGAACTCGAACCATCGCTCGCCAGTGATGATATCGTCGTCGACGGCGGGAACTCGAACTTTCAGGATTCGATTCGGCGAGCAGAGTCAACTGATGCTGCGTATCTAGACTGTGGAACGAGTGGCGGGCCCGCCGGTGCAGAACGCGGTTTCTCGCTGATGGTTGGTGGTCCGGAGTGGGCATACGACGAACTCGAACCCGTATTCGATGCCGTCGCGACAGGCCCTGACGGCCACGAACGGATGGGGCCAGCAGGCTCCGGACACTACGTGAAGATGATCCACAACGGCGTCGAATACGCGCTGATGCAGGCGTACGGTGAAGGCTTCGAACTGCTCGCGAACGGACGATACGATCTCGACCTCGAAGCAGTAGCACGAACGTGGAACAACGGAGCGGTAATCCGCTCGTGGTTGCTCGAACTCTGTGAAGAGGCGTTCCGCGAAGAGGGGAACGATCTGGATGGCGTTGCAGACTACGTTGCGGGTGGCTCGACTGGAACGTGGACTGTCCAGGAAGCGCTCGAACAGGAGGTCCCTGTTCCCCTCATCTACGGCGCACTGGCCGAACGCTTCAGTAGTCGCAACTCGCGATTCTCACGGCGTCTTGCCAATCGTCTCCGGTATGGGTTCGGTCGTCACGAGATCAAGCGACAGGACAAGAGCGAGTAA
- the cofH gene encoding 7,8-didemethyl-8-hydroxy-5-deazariboflavin synthase subunit CofH encodes MANAPEQRTNIPRQRFDFTHQPETDQSFENALDKARSGERLTVADGVELMTTGSDRQGIDPTRKEAVLEAADRRRAEQVGEEVTFVANLNNNVTTACNTGCLFCNFKDRSEQFRTSYQDDHGGFTKTPAESRAIVRDALEKGIYEVTSVSGLHPAFALDDEHREILESNERGDLNYRPPSEYEKNPGTYCAQMEAMDVGGVHVHSMTPEEAYHAQRGADWGYREVYSRLQDAGLDSVPGTAAEILVDEVRSVICPGKISTDEWLDAMTAAADVGLPMTSTIMYGHVENEMHRVLHLKRIRELQDRTGNITEFVPLSFVHQETPLYERGMVSTGASHVEDELMIAVARLFLDNIDHIQSSWVKFGSAKGLKLLSCGADDFMGTILSEEITKRAGGEYGEFRSFQDYVDMITAIGRIPVERSTDYQQFRRLDPDDPPYGPALGPEADGTPMLPTA; translated from the coding sequence GTGGCGAACGCACCCGAACAACGGACAAACATCCCGCGGCAGCGGTTCGATTTCACTCACCAGCCCGAGACGGATCAATCGTTCGAGAACGCGTTAGACAAGGCGAGAAGCGGCGAGCGACTGACTGTGGCCGACGGCGTCGAGCTGATGACTACAGGATCGGATCGACAGGGAATTGATCCGACGCGCAAGGAGGCTGTTCTCGAAGCGGCGGATCGTCGACGGGCAGAACAGGTCGGTGAGGAAGTCACGTTCGTCGCGAATCTCAACAATAACGTCACGACCGCCTGCAACACGGGTTGTCTCTTCTGTAATTTCAAGGATCGCTCCGAGCAGTTCCGAACATCGTATCAAGACGACCATGGCGGCTTCACGAAGACGCCTGCAGAATCGCGGGCCATCGTTCGTGATGCGCTCGAGAAGGGCATCTACGAGGTAACGTCCGTGTCAGGCCTGCATCCCGCATTTGCGCTCGACGATGAACATCGCGAAATCCTCGAATCGAACGAGCGTGGGGATCTGAACTATCGACCTCCCAGCGAGTACGAAAAGAACCCTGGCACGTACTGCGCCCAGATGGAAGCGATGGACGTCGGTGGTGTCCACGTACATTCGATGACACCCGAGGAGGCGTATCACGCCCAGCGCGGTGCGGACTGGGGCTACCGTGAGGTCTACTCGCGGCTGCAAGACGCCGGGCTCGACTCCGTTCCGGGGACAGCTGCTGAAATTCTCGTCGACGAGGTGCGGTCGGTCATCTGTCCCGGGAAAATCAGTACCGACGAGTGGCTCGACGCGATGACCGCAGCGGCCGACGTTGGCCTGCCGATGACCTCGACGATCATGTACGGCCACGTCGAGAACGAGATGCATCGCGTGCTCCACCTCAAGCGGATTCGCGAGCTTCAGGACAGGACCGGAAACATCACCGAATTCGTCCCGCTTTCGTTCGTGCACCAGGAGACGCCGCTCTACGAGCGCGGCATGGTCTCTACTGGGGCCTCCCATGTCGAGGACGAACTGATGATCGCCGTCGCTCGCTTGTTCCTCGACAATATCGATCACATCCAGTCGTCATGGGTGAAGTTCGGGAGCGCAAAGGGATTGAAACTGCTCTCCTGCGGAGCAGACGACTTCATGGGAACGATACTCTCCGAGGAGATTACGAAGCGGGCCGGCGGTGAGTATGGCGAGTTCCGCTCGTTCCAGGACTACGTCGACATGATCACCGCCATCGGTCGGATCCCAGTCGAACGGTCGACGGACTATCAGCAGTTCCGACGACTCGACCCTGACGATCCGCCGTATGGACCGGCTCTCGGTCCGGAGGCTGATGGAACTCCAATGCTCCCTACTGCGTGA